From a region of the Nitrospira sp. genome:
- a CDS encoding SulP family inorganic anion transporter: MSSLEHLAVTQDEKPQNGISGLKHWRYDLVAGLQVALVGLPLSLGIALASGAAPITGVISAIIAGLVFPFLGGAYITISGPAAGLAPALLAGMLALGQGDLEVGYPLVLVAICLTGAVQIVLSSYNAGRFAMYFPISVLQGMLAAIGMLIIIKQIPSLLGHLTTSTKSIPEAILHLPAQIMEMNPQVFAVGGIALALLFGLDSNLVKSQKWARSVPASLLVVALGGVAGWVLNFPETYLVHVPQDVLAQGIHFPNFSEVWQRSELWLTLLTTVITLTLIDGTETLATIAAIDKIDPFRRKSDPNATLRAMGVSNILSGLAGGLTIIPGGIKSTANLIAGGRTLWANFYYALFMAFFVWSGTSLINRIPLTVLAALLIFIGWRLCAPRIFIMVFSIGAEQLLIATVCVVVTLYTSDILLGVIAGTVAKILVLCFDVVRALTIERQSNASTIDSFSARVWAAFKELFGDPIIRIGDGRTRGGHTTIMSVAAQNMKHPYKIYLSSLSCMNLMKLDAKLKALPNHRDNFMIILAGHVVDHTAMEYLYQFRDQHEKAGHKCVILGTQHFLSHSDHRLAYRVSQSDDAMAYG, from the coding sequence GTGTCGTCTCTCGAACACTTGGCTGTCACCCAGGACGAAAAGCCACAAAACGGAATATCTGGGCTAAAGCATTGGCGGTACGACCTCGTAGCAGGGTTGCAAGTTGCACTGGTCGGGCTCCCGCTATCCCTGGGAATTGCACTGGCGTCAGGGGCAGCTCCGATTACAGGAGTGATCTCCGCCATTATTGCAGGATTGGTCTTTCCCTTTCTCGGTGGTGCCTATATCACCATTAGCGGGCCGGCGGCAGGTCTTGCACCGGCCCTCCTAGCCGGTATGCTGGCTCTTGGTCAGGGAGATCTCGAAGTAGGGTACCCCCTAGTGCTTGTGGCCATCTGTCTAACCGGAGCCGTACAGATAGTGCTGAGCAGCTATAACGCCGGCCGTTTTGCCATGTATTTCCCCATTTCGGTGCTCCAGGGTATGTTGGCCGCCATCGGGATGCTGATTATCATCAAGCAGATTCCCTCGCTCCTAGGCCACTTGACTACTTCGACGAAATCAATTCCTGAAGCTATCCTGCATCTACCCGCGCAGATCATGGAGATGAACCCCCAGGTTTTTGCCGTCGGAGGCATCGCCTTGGCCCTCCTATTCGGCCTCGACAGCAACCTAGTCAAGAGTCAAAAATGGGCGCGGAGTGTTCCTGCGTCACTCTTGGTCGTTGCTTTAGGAGGCGTAGCGGGTTGGGTGCTGAACTTCCCCGAAACCTATTTGGTTCATGTCCCGCAAGATGTTCTTGCACAAGGCATCCATTTCCCGAATTTCTCGGAAGTATGGCAACGATCGGAGCTATGGCTTACGTTACTGACTACGGTTATCACCCTGACTTTGATCGACGGAACCGAGACTCTGGCCACTATCGCCGCAATCGATAAGATCGACCCTTTCCGCAGAAAATCGGACCCCAATGCCACGCTTCGCGCCATGGGCGTGTCGAACATCCTTTCTGGTTTAGCCGGTGGATTGACGATTATTCCAGGGGGAATCAAGAGCACGGCAAACCTGATCGCAGGAGGGCGTACCCTATGGGCGAATTTCTACTACGCCCTGTTCATGGCCTTCTTTGTATGGTCTGGGACCAGCCTGATTAACAGAATCCCACTCACCGTCCTGGCCGCGTTACTCATCTTCATCGGGTGGAGGCTGTGTGCACCGAGAATTTTCATCATGGTCTTTTCGATCGGCGCAGAGCAACTCCTGATCGCGACCGTCTGTGTCGTGGTCACGCTCTACACGTCAGACATCTTGTTGGGAGTGATCGCTGGAACAGTGGCAAAGATTCTCGTCCTTTGTTTCGACGTGGTCAGGGCGCTGACGATTGAACGGCAATCCAATGCCAGCACCATCGATTCCTTCTCCGCGCGTGTCTGGGCTGCATTCAAAGAGCTGTTCGGAGATCCCATTATCAGAATTGGAGACGGGCGCACCCGAGGCGGACATACAACCATTATGAGCGTTGCGGCGCAAAATATGAAACATCCCTACAAGATCTACCTCTCATCGCTCAGCTGCATGAATCTGATGAAACTCGACGCGAAGCTCAAGGCTCTTCCTAATCACAGGGACAACTTCATGATCATCTTGGCTGGGCATGTGGTGGATCATACGGCGATGGAGTATTTGTATCAGTTCCGGGACCAACATGAGAAGGCAGGCCATAAATGCGTAATCCTTGGAACGCAGCATTTCCTTTCACATTCCGACCATCGGTTGGCATACCGGGTGAGTCAATCCGATGACGCTATGGCCTATGGGTGA